The region GTCCTTGATGCGGACAAAGCACTTGAATGGCTTCAAAAAGGAGCTCAACCTACAAAAACAGTAAAAAACTTACTTTCTCGTGAAGGCGTTCTTTACAAAAAGCACTTACTACGTGGTGTAAAAATGGGCATTCTTACTGAAGAAGAAGCTGAAAAGAAATTTACTGAATTCCTCGCAGAAAAAAGAGAGAAAATTGATAAACAAAGTTCTAAAATCAACGAAGACAAGAAGAAGAAATCAAAAGAAGCTCTTGAAAACGAAGCTAAGGTAAATGAAAAAAGAGCTAAAAAAATAATGGAAAAACGCAGAGAACTCTTAGAAGAAGAAGCTCCTAAACAAGAAGAAGAAAAAGTTGACGAAATTGAAGAAACTAAAGAAGAAGTAAAAAAAGAAGAACCAAAAGAGAAAGAAGAACCAAAAGAAGTAAAAACTGAAGAAAAGAAGGAAGAAGTGAAAAAAGAAGAGGATAAAAAGAAAGAAGAAAAATAGTTTTTAACT is a window of Bacteroidota bacterium DNA encoding:
- the rpsP gene encoding 30S ribosomal protein S16, with translation MAVKIRLQRKGRKKVPFYNIVVADVRSPRDGRIIERIGSYNPVPAIPAIVLDADKALEWLQKGAQPTKTVKNLLSREGVLYKKHLLRGVKMGILTEEEAEKKFTEFLAEKREKIDKQSSKINEDKKKKSKEALENEAKVNEKRAKKIMEKRRELLEEEAPKQEEEKVDEIEETKEEVKKEEPKEKEEPKEVKTEEKKEEVKKEEDKKKEEK